The Cinclus cinclus chromosome 28, bCinCin1.1, whole genome shotgun sequence genome window below encodes:
- the TIMM13 gene encoding mitochondrial import inner membrane translocase subunit Tim13 isoform X2, translated as MEGGFGSDFGSGGGGGGKLDPGLIMEQVKVQIAVANAQELLQRMTDKCFRKCIGKPGGALDNSEQKCIAMCMDRYMDSWNTVSRAYNSRLQRERANM; from the exons ATGGAGGGCGGCTTCGGTTCTGACTTCGGCTCCGGAGGAGGCGGCGGGGGGAAGCTGGACCCGGGGCTCATCATGGAGCAGGTGAAGGTGCAGATCGCCGTGGCTAACGCACAGGAGCTCTTGCAG CGGATGACGGACAAGTGCTTTCGGAAGTGCATCGGGAAGCCCGGCGGCGCCCTGGACAACTCCGAGCAG AAGTGCATCGCCATGTGCATGGACCGGTACATGGACTCCTGGAACACAGTTTCGCGAGCCTACAATTCTCGGCTGCAGCGAGAGAGAGCCAACATGTGA
- the TIMM13 gene encoding mitochondrial import inner membrane translocase subunit Tim13 isoform X1 gives MEGGFGSDFGSGGGGGGKLDPGLIMEQVKVQIAVANAQELLQVRSDGGAGRGGSVPVTARPPRSPRRRGGGCGRSRGPRCLSQALSAADDGQVLSEVHREARRRPGQLRAVHRHVHGPVHGLLEHSFASLQFSAAARESQHVTPTGLRAERDHVGKGQRPVQVVRGESCCPSPALAMAEQ, from the exons ATGGAGGGCGGCTTCGGTTCTGACTTCGGCTCCGGAGGAGGCGGCGGGGGGAAGCTGGACCCGGGGCTCATCATGGAGCAGGTGAAGGTGCAGATCGCCGTGGCTAACGCACAGGAGCTCTTGCAGGTCAGAAGCgacggcggggccgggcggggtgGCTCGGTCCCGGTGACGGCCAGGCCGCCCCGCTCCCCTCGCAGGAGGGGCGGCGGCTGCGGCCGGAGCCGCGGGCCGCGGTGCCTTTCACAGGCTCTCTCCGCAGCGGATGACGGACAAGTGCTTTCGGAAGTGCATCGGGAAGCCCGGCGGCGCCCTGGACAACTCCGAGCAG TGCATCGCCATGTGCATGGACCGGTACATGGACTCCTGGAACACAGTTTCGCGAGCCTACAATTCTCGGCTGCAGCGAGAGAGAGCCAACATGTGACGCCTACCGGACTCCGGGCCGAGAGGGACCATGTGGGGAAGGGACAGCGGCCAGTCCAGGTGGTTAGGGGTGAATCCTGctgcccctccccagcccttgCCATGGCAGAGCAATAA
- the TIMM13 gene encoding mitochondrial import inner membrane translocase subunit Tim13 isoform X3: protein MEGGFGSDFGSGGGGGGKLDPGLIMEQVKVQIAVANAQELLQRMTDKCFRKCIGKPGGALDNSEQCIAMCMDRYMDSWNTVSRAYNSRLQRERANM from the exons ATGGAGGGCGGCTTCGGTTCTGACTTCGGCTCCGGAGGAGGCGGCGGGGGGAAGCTGGACCCGGGGCTCATCATGGAGCAGGTGAAGGTGCAGATCGCCGTGGCTAACGCACAGGAGCTCTTGCAG CGGATGACGGACAAGTGCTTTCGGAAGTGCATCGGGAAGCCCGGCGGCGCCCTGGACAACTCCGAGCAG TGCATCGCCATGTGCATGGACCGGTACATGGACTCCTGGAACACAGTTTCGCGAGCCTACAATTCTCGGCTGCAGCGAGAGAGAGCCAACATGTGA